The Acidobacteriota bacterium genomic sequence TTTACCATTGGCATCATCCAGGCGCGTCAAGTTGAGGAGGCGAACCGTGAGTTTGCATAAACGTTCCGGTGAATCAACCGGCAATCCGGTGTCTTGCGCCTGCAATTCAATCGTGCCTGCAATCGTCTGTTGTGTGCGAATCACCGCCCCGACAACCGCCTGGTTGGCATCCCTGAGCAGTTCGCGCTCCAGCTTTGCCGGAAACGAAAAAGTCAACTGCTGCGGTTTGGCAAGGAGTTCATCCAGTTGAAGGTTTGGCGCGTTGAATTCGCGCTCCGTTGCCTCTTGCCATCGTTGAAAAAACTGCCCGTCAACCTCCAGCGCCTCGACTGCTTGCAACTTTGTTGCGAGCGCCGACGCCAACTCCCCGTCATCACTTGCATCCGCAATCGGGGCATCCGCAAGTTGGTAAATGTCCCGCGCCATCAAATGCAGAAAGCGCACTTTTATAGCAATCGTGGTGTGCGCTTTGCTCAACACCAGACATTCGGTTTGCAGGCTTGAGTGTTCGCTGCCGCGTTGCGCTTCGCAATAGGATTCGGGCAGTAACGCGCCGAAATTGAAACGCTGTTGATTCTTGACCGCCGAAGCGCGATACGGGTAGAGAATATAGCCTTCATAAAGCACCGCGTCGGCAATTTTTTCCACCTGTTTAAAATTCATCAATGCACCGTTTCGTTATCATCCGTCTCTATCGCCTGCATCCCTGGGGTTTCGTTTTTTGGCGACTGCGCGGATGCCGACAACAACTGCTCTAAGGTTTGTTCCCAGGTCGGCAATCCCCGCTCAATTTTGTACAGGTATAAGCGGTCAAAAACATCGCGACGTAAACTGAGCCACGCCGTGTTCGGATAATAGAGATTCATCATCTCTTGCCAGACGCTTATCGGCAGTCGGTATTTCGCCTCTTTGCTCCAGGGAATCTGCGCCACCTGTAACGGGTGGGTTGCGCCGGCATAAAAAATCGTGCCGCTGAATTGCAAAACCAACGGCACCTCGCCGCTTTCAAGCCCGGCAAAATATTTGGTCGCCGCCACGTTGAAATCGAACGTGCAGGGAACCGGCAAATCAATCAATGCGCTGCCGGTAAATGACGGCGCAATCACGCTGGTATGCGTCCACAGCAAAGTTCTGAGGGTTTGATGCCAACGCGAAGGTTTATCAAATAAATCGTGCAGCCGTTCTTGCTCGGTGGCGCTGTAGCGACGCTGCGTGGTTTCTATTTGAATCTGACAGCGCAACGCGACGGTATGAATCGACTCCTGCGAATTGGCGTTGGTAATTTCGAGTTTAAAAATCAACGTCGGCGCAGCGGCATAAGCTTGGGCTTCGGCGGCGCGAATTTCAAAATGTAAATCAGGCACGAACCGGCTCCTTGATGGAAATTGCGCGATTTTGCAAATCGTCGAAAAAATCTCTGATTTCATCCCATACCAACGTCCCACCCGAAAGCCCGCGCCAGTGTGCGCGAATCAGTCCCGTCAGTTTGTAACATTGATCAATCGGCACCAGATAATATTGAGCAGCGGCAAACTGCCGCTCACGTCCGAGGCGATTGATCAACAACGCTTCAACGTCCGCTTCCATCGTCTGCAAAATCGGGTTCTGCGCGACAATCTCCTGCCAGGCTTCAAGCGTCAGCAACGATTCCGTAGGACCTGCGGGGCTTGGGTAAAACGCCAGCACGCGATTGGCAATCGTGCTGCGAAAAAAGAACGCCATATTGATGGGAATCATCAGGCTTTCCCACTGCCCATCGGTCAGCAGAAAATCGCTTAAATAACCGATGCGTTTGGGAACGCGACGAAATTTACTGTCGGGATTGCTGAACAGGATGGCACACGCCTCACAGGCACAAACCAATTTGCGGCTGGCAGGCTCAAGCAGGTGCTGATGCTCTGCGCTCAATTCGGTGTTGCACAATTCGCACCGTTCAAGCGGCGCGCTTTCGCGCATCAGGCGGCGCAACGTAGTGAATGGATTGTGGCGTTGTGATATATGCATGGAATGCACTTACTCTCATCATCAGGAGCCTCATTTTCACCCCTGTTCTCTGGCAAAATGAAAACCGCTGGCTCCCGATGATTAAACTCAATCAAACATCGGCAAAGCAATTTTCGCCTGTCCTTGTTCGACCAGTAACGGAAACGGCTCCAGGTAAAGATGCGGTTTATCTAAACTGCGTCCGGCGCGCATCACATCAAAGCGTTGCTCGCAAGCGGGACAGATGAGCGCGGTTGCTTTTAAAGCGGCGGTTTGCAAGGTCTGACCGCAATCGGGGCAGAGGTCGTTATAGGCATAATAATTTTCTCCCACCCGACAAAAGAGAATCGGACGACCGGAAACCTCTATGGTGCGCACCGCGCCTTCGAGCAAAGAAATCAAGCCGCTGACATTTTCCCAACCGTGGCTCTCGCCGGTTGCCGTCGTTTGCTGTGTTTGGGCAATGGATTTCTCCAATTGCACAAACGCCGTTGGTTGAGCGACCACGCCTTCGACTTCGAGTCCGAGAACATCGGGAGCCGTTTCGTAAATCGCCTCTTCAATGGCTAATTTCAGCGTCATCGCCGACGACGCGCAGCCATTGCAACTGCCTTGCAATTTCAAGCGAACCACGCCGTCAGTGATGCCGAGAAAATCAACATTGCCGCCGTGCGAACGTAAATAAGGACGCACTTTATCGAGCGCCTGTAGAATGCGCGACTCCATATCGAGCGGATGCAATCCGTAAAGTAACAACAGCCCGGCAACCAGATCGTCGTCGCCAAAACGGTCAATCAGTTCACTGCCGGTTTGCCCGGATTCAAATGCTATTTCCAGCATGCGCTCGATGCCTTTGCTGTGGAGTTCCATCACGGTTTGCATCAACTCGACGGCGCTGGCGCGTACATTCGGGTCGGCTGCCGATTCGAT encodes the following:
- a CDS encoding NifU family protein, which gives rise to MAQIDKREFQQRLQKIEHLVHTIESAADPNVRASAVELMQTVMELHSKGIERMLEIAFESGQTGSELIDRFGDDDLVAGLLLLYGLHPLDMESRILQALDKVRPYLRSHGGNVDFLGITDGVVRLKLQGSCNGCASSAMTLKLAIEEAIYETAPDVLGLEVEGVVAQPTAFVQLEKSIAQTQQTTATGESHGWENVSGLISLLEGAVRTIEVSGRPILFCRVGENYYAYNDLCPDCGQTLQTAALKATALICPACEQRFDVMRAGRSLDKPHLYLEPFPLLVEQGQAKIALPMFD
- a CDS encoding DUF5947 family protein, whose product is MHISQRHNPFTTLRRLMRESAPLERCELCNTELSAEHQHLLEPASRKLVCACEACAILFSNPDSKFRRVPKRIGYLSDFLLTDGQWESLMIPINMAFFFRSTIANRVLAFYPSPAGPTESLLTLEAWQEIVAQNPILQTMEADVEALLINRLGRERQFAAAQYYLVPIDQCYKLTGLIRAHWRGLSGGTLVWDEIRDFFDDLQNRAISIKEPVRA
- a CDS encoding DUF6084 family protein, which translates into the protein MPDLHFEIRAAEAQAYAAAPTLIFKLEITNANSQESIHTVALRCQIQIETTQRRYSATEQERLHDLFDKPSRWHQTLRTLLWTHTSVIAPSFTGSALIDLPVPCTFDFNVAATKYFAGLESGEVPLVLQFSGTIFYAGATHPLQVAQIPWSKEAKYRLPISVWQEMMNLYYPNTAWLSLRRDVFDRLYLYKIERGLPTWEQTLEQLLSASAQSPKNETPGMQAIETDDNETVH